In the Mycolicibacter minnesotensis genome, CGGCTGACCGAACGATGCCTGCACTCGGATCCGCCGACGGACGCCGAGGTGGCCGCCGCCCGTGAGGTGGCCCGGGAGTTGCTCGGTGAGGCCTTGAAGGTGGTTCCGGTGCAGCAGGCCCGCACCTGGGTGGGCGTGGCCGGCACCATGACGACACTGGCAGCGCTGGCGCTGCGCCTGCCCGAATACGACTCGGCCGCAATTCATCTGTCCCGGATCGGCTTCGAGGACCTGGTGGCGGGCTGCGATCAGCTGATCGGGATGAGCCGTGTGCAGCGGGCTGCGCTGGGTCCGATGCATCCCGGCCGAGTCGACGTGATCGGCGGTGGAGCCATCGTGGTGCAGGAGCTGGCCCGCGTCCTGGCTGAGCGCGCCGGAATCGCGGAGCTCGTGGTCAGCGAACACGACATTCTGGACGGCATCGTTCTCTCCATCGCCTGACGGTCTGTCGGGGTGCGTTACCGGTCCGTAAAGGTCGCCGCGTCGAGCGTAAAGAAACCGTCAACGGTCGCTGCCCTGGCTGCGCACCGGGTCTAGCTTCGTGGCAGACCCGGTCGGGTTCGGCGAGAAGGAGAACGCGTGGCTGTCCTGGCCTATCTGGCGCTGACGGTGCTGATCTTCGTCGTCCTCGGCGCAGCCCTGAAGCTGGCCGAGCGGCTATGAGCATCGCCAATGTGGTCGGCCTGGCGCTGACCGTGCTGGTGCTCGCGCTCCTGGTCGCGGCACTGTTGTTTCCGGAAGGGTTCTGATTGAGCGCCGCAGCCGCGGGTGTCCTGTTCCTGACGTCACTGGTCCTGGCCCTGGCGGCGGCCCACATCCCGCTGGGCGACTACATGTATCGGGTCTACTCTCGCGAAAAGCACTCCCGCAGTGAGAGATTGATCTATTCGGCGATCGGCGTCGACCCAGATTCCGAGCAGACCTGGGCCGCCTACGCGCGCAGCGTCCTGGCGTTCTCCGCGGTCTGCGTGGTCTTTCTGTTCGGGCTGCAACTGGTACAGGGCGGACTTCCACTGCACCTGCACCACCCGTCGACTCCGATGACACCCGGCCTGGCGTGGAACACCGCGGTCAGCTTTGTCACCAACACCAACTGGCAGGCCTACGCCGGTGAATCCACCCAGGGGCACCTGGTGCAGATGGCCGGGCTGGGGGTGCAGAACTTCGTCTCTGCCGCAGTCGGTATGGCCGTCGCCGTCGCTTTTGTCCGGGGTTTCGTCGGCCGGCGCACCGCGGTCCTGGGCTCCTTCTGGGTCGATCTCGTTCGCGGCACCCTGCGCATCCTGGCTCCTATCGCGGTGGTCGGCGCCGTGGTCTTGATCGCCGGCGGGGTCGTCGAGAATTTCCATCTCAATGACCAGACGGTGTCCACGGTTGCCGGCATGTCCCAGACCCTTCCCGGCGGTCCGGTGGCCAGCCAGGAGGCGATCAAACTGCTGGGCACCAACGGCGGTGGTTTCTACAACGCCAACTCCGCACACCCGTTTGAGAACCCCACCTCATGGACCAACTGGGTGGAGATATTCCTGCTTCTGGTGATCGCGTTCTCCCTGCCCCGCACGTTCGGTCGCATGGTTGGGGCCACCAAACAGGGCCACGCCATCGCCGCGGTCAT is a window encoding:
- a CDS encoding potassium-transporting ATPase subunit F, translating into MSIANVVGLALTVLVLALLVAALLFPEGF
- the kdpA gene encoding potassium-transporting ATPase subunit KdpA; the encoded protein is MSAAAAGVLFLTSLVLALAAAHIPLGDYMYRVYSREKHSRSERLIYSAIGVDPDSEQTWAAYARSVLAFSAVCVVFLFGLQLVQGGLPLHLHHPSTPMTPGLAWNTAVSFVTNTNWQAYAGESTQGHLVQMAGLGVQNFVSAAVGMAVAVAFVRGFVGRRTAVLGSFWVDLVRGTLRILAPIAVVGAVVLIAGGVVENFHLNDQTVSTVAGMSQTLPGGPVASQEAIKLLGTNGGGFYNANSAHPFENPTSWTNWVEIFLLLVIAFSLPRTFGRMVGATKQGHAIAAVMAVLACIGVGLLSWAQLAHHGTVPTAVGAATEGIEQRLGVADSAVFAAATTLTSTGAVDSAHDSYTSLGGLMAMVDMQLGEVAPGGVGSGLYGILILAVITVFVAGLMVGRTPEYLGKKIGAREIKLAASYFLVMPVVVLCGTAVSVALPGPRSAMTNSGPHGLSEVLYAFTSAANNNGSAFAGLAADGTWFETALGIAMLIGRFVPIILVLALAGALAAQGSAPESLGTLPTHKPQFVGLVVGVTVILVALTFLPSLALAPLAEGLH